Proteins encoded in a region of the Strix aluco isolate bStrAlu1 chromosome 26, bStrAlu1.hap1, whole genome shotgun sequence genome:
- the KDF1 gene encoding keratinocyte differentiation factor 1 → MLGRKTGLPHDLNSHRQLNQPYQEAVPLRTRASKETDVSLEVFSGSTPEIKQSRSRAQQMRDRKGRKADLKDSNGREAETITFISGTAEAPPNQSFCCSSLSQAWNTYKAVFCCIVTCGGCFQDCSVCIPYPGPTETSTDDGKNGDYNGRLPNSPANVSPTEKNGNQIKKSSMGSSFSYPDVKLKGIPVYQNRSPSHHLESDSCCKELLPEKPFRNSIEKPPLPSSHRSSEEYYSFHESDLDISELNGSMSSREIDVLIFKKLTELFSVHQIDELAKCTSDTVFLEKTNKISDLINSITQDYNLDEQDAECRLVRGIIRISTRKSRVRPHISIPASQSHEEKSSRGNAPDSGNETMLESMVISQDDLAVQISEETPADVMARNMRRHSSAGSPTSRDSSFQDTETDSSGAPLLQVYC, encoded by the exons ATGCTGGGCCGGAAAACAGGACTCCCCCACGACCTGAACAGCCACCGCCAGCTGAACCAGCCCTACCAGGAGGCCGTGCCCCTGCGGACCAGAGCGTCCAAGGAGACAGATGTCAGTTTGGAGGTGTTCAGCGGCTCTACACCCGAAATCAAACAGAGCCGCAGCAGAGCCCAGCAGATGCGGGATCGGAAAGGCCGCAAAGCTGACCTCAAAGACTCCAACGGGAGAGAGGCAGAAACAATCACGTTTATTTCTGGTACAGCGGAGGCTCCCCCAAACCAGAGCTTCTGCTGTTCATCTCTGTCTCAGGCCTGGAACACATACAAGGCTGTTTTCTGTTGTATAGTGACCTGTGGGGGCTGCTTTCAGGACTGCAGTGTCTGTATCCCCTATCCCGGGCCCACCGAGACCTCCACTGATGATGGAAAGAACGGAGATTATAACGGGCGACTGCCAAACAGCCCCGCCAACGTCTCTCCCACTGAGAAGAATGGGAACCAGATCAAAAAGTCCAGCATGGGTAGCAGTTTCAGTTACCCAGATGTGAAACTGAAGGGCATTCCTGTTTATCAAAACAGGAGCCCCAGCCACCACCTGGAATCGGATTCATGctgcaaagagctgctgccagaGAAGCCCTTCAGGAACAGCATAGAAAAGCCACCGCTCCCCAGCAGCCACCGGAGTTCGGAGGAGTATTATTCCTTCCACGAGTCCGACCTGGACATCAGCGAGTTGAACGGCTCCATGTCCAGCAGGGAGATCGACGTCCTGATCTTCAAGAAACTGACGGAGCTCTTCAGCGTCCACCAGATCGATGAGCTGGCCAAGTGCACGTCAGACACTGTCTTCCTGGAGAAGACCAACAAGATCTCGGACCTCATCAACAGCATAACTCAGGACTACAACCTGGATGAGCAGGATGCTGAATGCAGGCTGGTCCGAGGCATCATACGCATCAGCACCCGGAAAAGCAGGGTCCGGCCCCATATTTCTATCCCAGCCAGCCAGAGCCACGAGGAGAAGTCCAGCAGAGGCAACGCGCCAGACAGCGGTAACGAAACGATGCTAGAGTCCATGGTCATCAGCCAAGACG ATCTGGCCGTGCAAATATCGGAAGAAACACCAGCAGATGTGATGGCCAGGAACATGAGGCGGCACAGCAGCGCAG GCTCTCCAACAAGCAGAGATTCTTCTTTCCAAGACACAGAGACTGACTCATCTGGGGCACCTCTGCTTCAGGTGTATTGTTAA